ATGAAAACATTCTTGAATGTGTATAAGAATTTAACTGCTTGGCAAATTCTCATTCTTTCCCAACCCTTACAGCAGACAAAAAACACAGGTTACCTCTACTCTCTACAAACAAGAACATTGTCTGACATTACTGACGTACTTATATTCACAGATGTGACCAAGTTGATGAATAGCATTTGCTCATTCAGGTCACAGCTAATGTTCCCCAGCAGGGGCACTACTACTGCACGAGTATAGCAGCTGGGTCAACTCAACAATCACTTCTATGGAGCATATATGGGGAGATTCTTAATTAGTTTTCCTCTCCTCCGGATTTGAAAACACTTCCTCGTTAGCCGGTGGGAGAATACATCCGGGTATCATCAGCTGGAGGAGGCAATCAAGGAGAAGGGCAAACTCCTCCACTAATCAGTTTCCAGCTCATGGAGGACTGAGGATTTGAGGAGAGGACATACTTTTTCCAAATTGAGAATCTCCCAGAGAAATTCCTCTTATTCAATGGATTGACCTTAAAAAGGGAATGACCTTCAATCTAGGGATTTGTATGTCAACTGAATATCAGGCTACAACAGGCCCCAGCAGAGTGTGCCAGAATTTGAAATATAATGTTAACTATAAGAACATGTTCCAGATTGTTGTGAGATACTGAGCCTTGTTAGCTGCTGACATACAATACCTTTACATTTCAACAGATACATTTACAGCATGACCTGACAATGAGATGCAGAATGTCAAAACTCAAAAGTTGGCTGTGCCTCATTTGTCCTTCCGGGCACCCTTAGAGCCCCTGTGGAAGGGTGGAAGATGGAGATATAGTTTAGTGAGAGGACTATGAAGAGACTACACCAGGGGAGAGGAATACCACTACAGGCACTCAATCAAAAAGGCAAAACAGTTTTATTAAAACAAATGTATTTGAAAAGAGCAACATAATGGTCAAATGTACACACCGGCAACGCAATACATACACGGCAGGTTTAGGGTGACTTCCTCTGGATCACAAATGCAATGAATTAACTTTATCCACCAGTGACACATATTAGCAAGCCCCAAATGATTAATTTAATGACAATATATGTGAGACAATACAAGGGCTGAGCTCTGCTTTAACAAATTGTTTGAGGAAAACTTTGGCATTGGAGAGAAGTAATCATCATTGCAATTGAGCCTAGAACTAAAACCATAGTCTAATAATATTGATGACTAACAATATTAAAACATGACAATCTAAATTGATCTAAATCTAAATGATTTAGCCTttgggttgcaaaattccagtaatTTTCCccaaattccctggttttccagaaaaaGATTAAGCAGGAAATCTGGGGATACTCCAACCGGAATTAATGGAAAACCTGAGAATTTGGGGAAAGTTAACAGAATTTTGCAACCTAAACTACAAGGCAATCTGAAATGACACAGTTCCCTTGTCTCTTCCTCCAGGTGAGGTTGTGTAGTGACAGATAATAAACGTATACACCACAAAATAACATCATTTTGCATACAACAACTGTGCAACAATGACAGCAATACTGTAACAAATACAAAAGGGAAAAAGTAACCCAACGTAAAAATGGAAAATTGAGCTTCACTGAAAAAATCTTACAGGGAGCAAAGTGAGGGAAGGGTCTAGGGTTGTCATGATGACAAAGGCATAAACTCTACCAGCTGTAGTTTGGGGGCGGTTATGGGGTGGTATATGGGTTATGAGGGATTTGGTTGAAGGTAGAGGGGGCCAGGGGAGGTGGGTTGGTTAAGGGGGGTTGGGGGTTCCTGGCTGGTCGCTTACTTTCGTTTGCTCTTGGTGTCAGTGGTCTGGAACACGCTGGAGGCAGACATGAGGTTCTCGATATACTGACCCAGAACCTGGTTCTCAGACTTCAACTTCAGGTTCTCCTCCTTCACTGCGTCCACACGCGACGACAGGTCTGACAATGACAACAATGATTTTCAAGGAACTGCAATAACTAACAATTTACTGCTGCATtcgcctgtctgtctgcacacaTCCAGATGTCTCACCTTCTAGAGTGTGCTGAAGCTCCAACACCTGGTTTATAAGCCTAGTCTTTTCTTCCAGCTCAGCCTGATTCTCCATGTCAcctacaaacacaaacacagtgaatttatttgcaaacacGTCCACAGGAATCAAATGCTGCTGGCATTGCACATTTCCCAGAAGTGTTTGTCTCTTACCGTCCCCATCGGAGCTCATGGCGAAGTACTCGTCTTCCTTTTTGGAATGCAGGGCTGCGACTTGCAAGGACACTGGAAGTggacaacaaaaaatgtgaagGAATGGGATGTAAGGCAAGGTTCAATGACCCCATGACTGACCTCTTCAACTATATTATGTAGTTCAGAAAAGTAGAGGTTTGTGACAACATGGTGCCTGCATGTGTGGATTGATTAATAACAGTTTTAGGATTGAATGACTTGCTGTAAATTATTCAATCAAATCAATGCAACAGTCCCTACTCGTAGGCCTACATTTGATGGCACTGTTCCCCCACTGCTCCGTTCATTCTGCCAGCCAAGTGGTACACTTCCACTTCTGTTTAAGTTAGTTGTAGGCAACATTTCAAGATTTCCTTTCAGCTGCTTTAAAGGGGAAATCTTGGGATTGGTACATACATTTTTGGATTTTAAAATGTAATGATATAGCTATACCCTTTAATTATTGGACAGTCAGTCCTTGcattaaatttacatttgtgtaatttagcagatgctcttatccagagtgagtACATACATTGATACTTGTTTCGTACTGGTCCCCTTGAGAATCGAACACTCAACCCTGGTGTTTgcaagagccatgctctaccaactgtgccaaggatatcatggatggtcagtctttGCATAGCTCCGTCTCTGAAtatgagagtggttacatttctccagccccattccTCAGCTGTTTGCCAAAACAGTGGCGGGGACCGGAtgttgtttgaactgcagatgtCCCCTTTAATttatttacataatataacaCTTGCTGCCTTCAATACTATTAACGTTACCCTATtattaccctaaccctagctttgAACAGACAGATAACGagataacgttagctaggtaaCGTTACCTTAGCAAGTATAGTAGCTAGCTAGTGTTAGCTAAAGAATGGTTTTCTGCCCGTAATCACAAAAAGCACATTTAGAAACACTTGTCCACCCAAAGGTGTTATGCTACCGGTAAGGTTATAAATCATGTTCCTCTACCGGCGTCCAGGCTAAGCATCAAAGTTAGCCACGTTAGCAGGCTAGCTGGCCGGTTAGCTAATCTTGCTAGCTACGCCGACAGAGGCCAGCTGGCGAAACAATAACAAACCCTGACAGACCTCTTATTTGCTACCCAGAACAATACTTTCTACAAAACCATTAAAACAGCACAAGTCGACATTGACAGAAAATATGTAACTTACTTACTTACCCACAAAGACCAAGAAAATTATTGAATGTTGTGCTGAAATGGAAAATGACAAGAAAAATAGAACAATCCTGTTCAATGTGTCAAGCGCCACATTCGTGTGATGACGTGCCACGTGTGTCCGCTGGGGGATGACGTAAGACTGACTGATTATTAAAATCTGAGCATAATTGAGCTACAGTAGCTACTAACGCATTTGCATACGCTTCGAACACACCGACAGTGTTTTGCGCACAATAGtatgcagcatcatctggatatatatacaacaaaagttcaacattcaccttctgctatcATTCTGTCAAGCGGTCTACGCATACAGTTTGAGCATACTTCGATAAatccaatgaatgcaccacaccgAATGCACTAAAACTGCCTCTGCAAAGCAATGCTGAAAGGCAAACGCAGCGTTTCATTGGAAATTACTGTAATTCTGGTGTCCCAAAATGTAAAGACTCTTGTCGGTGTTTTCGAAGTGTTACAATATTTGCTATTGCTCTGCTTTGACTTGACAGTTTGACACACTGGAAAAAGCATGGTCAAACATGATTTTTATTTAGGAGTTTCACAATTGTATAGCACAAAACATAAACGTCACTACCATGGCATTTTCCCTATCCATTTGTTAATATTCATTGCTAATGTGTTACCATCATAGAAACTATTTTGTAAAAGTATTCAAGGAGAATGCCATGAAGAATACCAATGGTGCTCAGCACAGACAAGAAGAATAAGGCACCCAAAGTCAGGTAAAACCCAGGCAACCTAGAAATACAAAGAAAGCTGCATTAGAGTCCAGTTCACATATTCATTAACAGGGGAAGGTATGGTACAGATTAAGCCATGTTCACTTTTTCAAGCAATCCTACCTTTTTTTAGTGGACATTACGTATCCACTGAAATACATGTGCCGAGCCACCATATACACAACACCTCCAAGAACAGCAAGCACTAGGAAGAcacaaatgtacagtatgtaaggGTATTTTATGGTGCAAAATGTAAGGAATGCTCTAAAACATGCAGAATTACCTTCACTGAAGAGCAGTCCAGAAGTCCACAGCACCACTAGGAAGACTGGGTACAACTCAACATTGTTCTGACTAGGGATGcaataggacacacacacatcagaattGAGTTATGCAGACACAACATTTAATCTAAAATGATGTTTAGAAATCTTACTGTGCCCGGAATGTTCTCTCAAACTCCGGTGGTCCAGTGACAGTGGGTGGCATGACCTTGTGTGTCATTCTCGCCAGCCCCACCTGTCTCGCCAGGTACCCTGAAGAAGATGCCCAAACAACACTTCAATCTTACAAACTCAAAATTATATAGTTACACAATGTAGGCCTTCATGGGTCTGTTCCAATAAGCAGGGTCATAGATATCCGTATAGTCAACCATATTACAGGGTAAGGCCTGAAAGTTTAGTTTGCTTACCCATTTGAAGGGCAGAAAACAGAGACACGGCAGCCAGCAGAACGGGTATTTCTGTAGTCATGATTTGAGTATAGTTTTAGCCTAAGAGAGATACGGTTTGCCCCACTGTTATAAACTCAGGGTTGGTTTGAGTAACTTCCTTAGGGAAAGTCAAGTCACACCCATTGTCAACAAGTATGTTCTTGTATTATGAATGCCCCAGAGCAAAATGTCTATAGCCCGCCCATAATATTGAGGAGAGGTTGTTTCAGGAAGCTTGGTGAAAACAGGTGGAAGTCCACTTCTGatagaaaaaataaaaatatagtagacctatatacagtaccagtcaaatgtttggacacacctactcattcaaggatttttctttatttttacttttttctacattgcataataatagtgaagacatcaaaactctaAAATAACAcgtgaaatcatgtagtaaccaaaaaagtgttaaacaaatcaaaatatatgttatatttgagattcttcaaagtagccaccctttgccttgatgaccgctttgcacactctcgcTGGTTCTGTACATTATGCATAATATTcagtattatatacagtatgCAATGCTATAGTCATTCAGTGTAGTAGGCTATATTGTCAGAAAAACTTGGATAATGTTGGAGGTGACATGATGACCTCACTGTGATTTGATGTTCTTTAGATCTTTGCCCAGTGACCCCACCGCATGGTTTGGTTGTATAGTGATCGACAGGCACTATGCAGCTCAATATCGGTGATGTCAGAGCATCTTAAATCCAACGTCTGCATTACCATTCAGAATTTGCAGTGATACAGccctgcagaagtcagggcattcatacttcttgcgctttgcagagcagtgcagagctgtgtgatggaagttgtcaaggaagtgagtttgtgtttatacaggaccgcccgcccccacctaccatcaaccaatcatgtcaatgccgCACTATAAAGCAGACATCcgcattgttacaaaatttgaGAGGCGCACGGCTGTGCGGTACAAACCTCAATTTGGCCTGTACGTGCCTCCGGATCCTCCACAATTGCATAACACCATCCTTACGGCACCTCTAACCACATTTTCGGATAAAGCATAAATTAGCTCTTAGCTGATGAAAAGAGAGCTGTTTTTTTGGGTAGGGAAATGGCGTAAAGTGGATGTTCTGTTTGAATCGGATGACGTGTGGAGTGGAGATGAGAGTGAGAAGAATTTGATTACAGGGGCGAATGCAAAAATAAATAAGAGAAGTAAAGTGGTAGTAAATCCAAATCTAGTTATGAGTTTTTATTGGTTGGAATAACGGTTTGAATCGATTGTGTTACCTGGGAGATCCGTTTGAACTCTCTATTCTTTTTTTGGTGTGTGTTTCTATGGAACAGAACAAGCGTGTTTTGCGCCTCAAGATGTCAGATTGGAATGTGTAGTGTGTGGATCTTCGAAGCAGGGTGTCTATAAATGGTGTTATCTCTGGGGTGGCGCTAGCAGAATggcaccgacagagatggtcgcctcgcttcgcattcttaggaaactatgcagtatttcgtttttttaaatgtattatttcttacactgttaccccaggaaatcttaattcttattacatacagccgggaagaactattgcaTATAAGAGCAACggcaacttaccaacattacgaccaggaatatgactttcccgaagcggatcctctgtttggaccaccacccaggacaatggttCGGATCACAGTAGGCGACCTAAACAACGGCGCCGCAGAAtgggcagacggagcggtcttctggtcaagCTCCGTAGATGGGCACATCGCTCActgctcccgagtatactactcgctaatgtccagtctctGCATTCTGGATCAATCATTGCTAccagaagaaaaccagccccatcgcggacACCGACATCTttctcccagacaaactaaacagctTATTttctcactttgaggacaatacagtgccactgacatgtcCCGCTACCAAAatctgcgggctctccttcaccgcagccaatgtgagtaaaacatttaaacgtgtcaaccctcgcaaggctgcaggcccagacggcatccctagccgcgtcctcagagcatgcactgaccagctggctggagtgtttacggacatagtctatctctccctatcccagtctgctgtccccacatgcttcaagatatccaccattgttcctgcacccaagaaagcaaaggtatctgaactaaatgactatcgccccatagcactcacttctgtcatcatgaagtgctttgagagactagtcaaggatcatatcactctctaccttacctgacaccctagaccaactTCAATTTGCTTtctgccccaatagatccacagacgatgcaatcgccattgcactgcacaccatcctatcccatctggacaaaaggaatacctatgtaagaaagctgttcattgactatagctcagcattaaaCACCATAGTAtcttccaagctcatcattaagcttgaggccctgggtctgaaccccgccctgtgcaactgggtcctggacttcctgatgggccgcccccaggtgatgaaGGTAAGAAAaaacacctccacttcactgatacTCAACAACAGGGATGCGTGCTCAGCCCTCTTCTGTACTTCCTGTTTAGCCATGACTGCATTGCCTCAAAAGCCTCCAACTCaaccattaagtttgcagatgacacaacagtagtaggcctgattaccaacaatgacgagacagcctacagggaggaggtgagggccctgggagtgtggtgccaggaaaataacctctcattcaatgtcaacaaaacaaaggagttgatcatggacttcaggaaacagcagcgggagctcccccctatccacatcgacaggaccgtagtggagaagatggaaagctcccagttcctcggcgtacatatcCTTGACAAACTGAAATTATCCACGCGGCTGGCTTccggcgctgtgttaagaagcagtgcggggggcatctggaaaaaagcttgtccgaaGAAGACAAGGagagcactaccatcagtcctgtgtcatgccaacagtaaagcatcctgagaccttgtgaggttgcttctcagccaagggagtgggctcactcacaattttgattaagaacacagccatgaataaagaatggtaccaacacatcctccgagagcaacttctcccaaccatccaggaatagTTTGgtgacaatgccttttccagcatgatggagcaccttgccataaggcaaaagtgataactaagtgtctcggggaacaaaacattgatattttgggttcatggccaggaaacttcccattgagaacttgtggtcaatcctcaagtggcggatggacaaacaaaaccccaccaTTTCTGACAaattccaagcattgattatgcaagaatgggctgccatcagctgccatgtggcccagaagttaattgacagcatgccagggaggattgcagaggtcttgaaaaagaagggtcaacacttcaaatattgactctttgcatcaacttcatgtaattgtcaataaaagcctttgacacttatgaaatgcttgtaattatacttcagtatacCATAGTAACATTTGACAAAAATATCTGAAGACACTGAAGTAGAAACATTGTGacaattaatatttgtgtcattctcaaaacttttggccaggactgtactttacaaatgcactggaTGTAGACAGGAGAAGTATTATATACCAGCTGAGCCAAAATGCTGCAATTGTGTTGGTAAACATCCACCCAAATTTCTAAAGTGTCCTGttagggagaaggagatggaggtggCAAGAATAAGGGGTGTCCAGAATGTCTCCCACCCGTAGGCATTGAGAAGAGTGGGAGAAAGGCATGAAGTTGAAGAAGTAATAGTAGTAGGAGTAGAGACACAAGATGATGTTCCTTGTCAACAGAGGGATCCTGACATGTTCCATGTTAATTAAGAAGGTGAACTTTGTTGCGTTTACTTTGGTTATCAACTGCACAGAGCAAACGGAAATAGAATCGGAGAAAATTGTCATGATTGTGAGTGCAATTGAGCGTTTTTTGGGACTTGAACTTTTCTGCAGAGGCATTACAAGGAATCTTGTTGATGAATGCTCCGTCTCCCCGCAATGTAATATATtatttttgttttctttcaacacccggtacagtaggtggcggcaataCACCTATAGGTGTATTCTGCCATAACATtttaaagaagaagaaggaaagAGCTGAGGGAAGCAGTGTAGTGGTTGATGAAGTGCAGAATATTACAAAATCGACCGCAACACGTCAATTCTCTGCGCGTGTCATCAACGGAAAGGGCCACTATGGACAGCGATGATGATATGGAAGAAGTCGTTGAAGGTACGGAAAAGGCTGACAAACGTATATGCGTCGTTTTTTGTTACATATTTTCCGGTAAACTCTCCGCATAATATACCATGAACAAATTGATATTAGGGTTTTTGACAGGGGTTGTGGGCCCGTCGTGCCCGGGACTTTATTTCCGATGGAAGCACACTCTTCGGGCGAGCGAGGCAGCAGTTGCGACACAAAACTGGGCTTATATGCTTTGACACCCGAGTTAAAATGCAGTTAGAAAAAGTATTACATTGTACTGTAAACGATTTGCGTGCGCTCTGGACGCGTAGGCTACGTCGATACGTTTGCCAAAATTGTAGACTTGACCTAAAGTTTGTCATATCAGGTGCTGCGCTAAATCCGTGACACCTACTAACCGTAGGCCTACTTTCTTTTACGTCACACAATTGTTACTTTTAGAACATATTTTTGTTATTCACAGCCAACATGTGCTGACGCAGTAACATTGTTTTTAGGGAATATCAGGGGTAATTCGTTATGCATAGGGCCAGACGACCGCGTGCGTGCGAGTTCTTGTACATGTTGACAATTCCATATGTAGTTGCTGGCACCTGGTTACTTATATTTTGTTTAGGGTTGAGTTAAACTAAAATAATTAAATATAGCAGACAACCGTTAGGTTCGTCTGCAACACCTTCAGAACCAACTAGTCTTAAAGCTCCTACTCCATGGCCCAAATAGTAATTCATATTAGTTGATGTGGTCCTGATCGCTCGCATAAAAAGGGTTCGATGGCATAGGCTACTCATTCAGTTAAAATTATCACAAGAGCAGAGAAAGGCCAGTGC
This window of the Oncorhynchus keta strain PuntledgeMale-10-30-2019 chromosome 4, Oket_V2, whole genome shotgun sequence genome carries:
- the LOC118377831 gene encoding short coiled-coil protein B isoform X1, which translates into the protein MSLQVAALHSKKEDEYFAMSSDGDGDMENQAELEEKTRLINQVLELQHTLEDLSSRVDAVKEENLKLKSENQVLGQYIENLMSASSVFQTTDTKSKRK
- the LOC118377831 gene encoding short coiled-coil protein B isoform X2, with the translated sequence MSSDGDGDMENQAELEEKTRLINQVLELQHTLEDLSSRVDAVKEENLKLKSENQVLGQYIENLMSASSVFQTTDTKSKRK
- the mgst2 gene encoding microsomal glutathione S-transferase 2 gives rise to the protein MTTEIPVLLAAVSLFSALQMGYLARQVGLARMTHKVMPPTVTGPPEFERTFRAHQNNVELYPVFLVVLWTSGLLFSEVLAVLGGVVYMVARHMYFSGYVMSTKKRLPGFYLTLGALFFLSVLSTIGILHGILLEYFYKIVSMMVTH